Proteins co-encoded in one Runella slithyformis DSM 19594 genomic window:
- a CDS encoding efflux RND transporter permease subunit yields MVEKLIHFALHNKLIVIVLALGLFGWGVYSVRTNPIDAIPDLSENQVIVFTEWMGRSPQLIEDQITYPLVSNLQGIPNIKNVRGTSMFGMSFVYVIFEDNVDVYWARTRVMERLNYAQRLLPQGVTPSLGPDGTGVGHIFWYHLEAPGMDLGEQRALQDWYVKFALQTVKGVSEVASFGGFGKQYQINIDPYKLNYFNVPLMDVLNSIRKNNNDVGGRKFEMSDMAYIVRGLGYIKNVKDIEDIPVGNYGSVPVRVRDVATVQMGGELRLGIFDVNGEGEVVGGIVVMRYGENADAVIKDVKIKMKEVEKGLPPNVKFKVSYDRSELIEAAVESVKGTLIEEMITVSIVVLIFLLHWRSALIILIQLPISVAIGFILLNAFGISSNIMSLTGIALAIGVVVDDGIVMVENAYRHLSEAQLDKEKNQSI; encoded by the coding sequence ATGGTAGAAAAACTCATCCATTTTGCCCTCCACAACAAACTGATTGTGATAGTGCTGGCGTTGGGCTTGTTCGGTTGGGGTGTATATTCTGTCCGAACCAACCCTATTGATGCTATCCCTGATCTTTCCGAAAATCAGGTCATTGTTTTCACTGAGTGGATGGGTCGTAGTCCTCAACTCATTGAAGACCAAATTACTTATCCATTGGTTTCAAACTTACAAGGAATACCCAACATCAAAAATGTACGGGGTACTTCTATGTTCGGGATGAGCTTTGTTTACGTCATTTTTGAGGACAATGTAGATGTCTATTGGGCCAGAACACGAGTGATGGAACGACTCAATTATGCCCAACGATTACTTCCACAGGGAGTAACGCCTTCATTAGGCCCCGATGGTACAGGTGTAGGACACATTTTTTGGTATCACCTCGAAGCCCCGGGTATGGACTTAGGGGAGCAACGAGCCTTACAGGATTGGTATGTCAAATTTGCCTTACAAACCGTAAAAGGGGTTAGTGAAGTGGCTTCTTTCGGCGGCTTTGGCAAACAGTATCAAATCAACATTGACCCCTACAAGCTTAATTACTTTAATGTCCCGCTGATGGATGTGTTGAATTCCATTCGTAAGAATAATAATGATGTGGGCGGTCGAAAATTTGAAATGTCAGACATGGCCTACATCGTGCGGGGATTGGGTTACATCAAAAACGTCAAAGACATTGAAGATATACCCGTAGGAAATTATGGCTCCGTTCCTGTGAGGGTAAGAGATGTAGCAACCGTTCAAATGGGTGGAGAGCTCCGTTTGGGCATTTTCGATGTAAATGGTGAAGGCGAAGTAGTGGGTGGTATCGTGGTGATGCGTTACGGTGAAAATGCTGATGCTGTTATCAAGGATGTAAAAATCAAGATGAAGGAAGTCGAAAAAGGGCTTCCGCCAAACGTCAAATTTAAGGTTTCCTATGACCGTAGCGAGCTGATTGAAGCGGCAGTAGAGTCAGTAAAAGGAACCTTGATTGAAGAAATGATAACTGTTTCGATTGTAGTTCTCATCTTTTTACTGCACTGGCGCAGTGCCTTAATCATTCTGATACAGTTACCGATTTCAGTGGCTATTGGCTTTATTCTGCTCAATGCCTTTGGTATTTCTTCAAACATCATGTCGTTAACGGGTATTGCTTTGGCTATTGGCGTGGTGGTAGATGACGGCATCGTGATGGTTGAAAATGCGTATAGGCATCTTTCAGAAGCCCAATTGGATAAAGAAAAAAATCAAAGTATATGA
- a CDS encoding efflux RND transporter permease subunit, giving the protein MSWFKIKFRVSKDPLTPDERSEIIEKSSKQVGPGVFFSTIVTIASFLPVFLLTGMEGKLFSPLAWTKTFILLVDAFLAITLTPILIVLLLRGKLKPESANPINRFLEKIYTPILKWCLKYRKTTISINLLALIVSIPMMLNLGTEFMPPLDEGSLLFMPVTLPDVSNSEVKRLLQVQDKLMKTVPEVSHVMGKAGRANTATDNSPISMLETIVLLKPKNEWRKGKTKDDIINELNAKLQIPGVTNGWTQPIINRINMLSTGIRTDVGLKVYGQSLDSINRVSQMLKKQLDGIDGIKDLYVEPITGGKYIDIIVKKEEIGRYGLSVDDVNMIVESALGGMILTTTVEGRQRFTVNARFAQDFRNNIQALKRMQVQTASYGPIPLDAIAEVKISEGPPMINSENAMLRGTVLFNVRDRDLGSTVEEAMKKLESSVKKLPKGYFIEWSGQWENQIRANRTLKIILPIVLVIIFFVLYFTYNSMKEALITMITVPFALIGGVYMVYFYGVNLSVAVAVGFIALFGMAIETAMLMTIYLNEAMQNLVLAKGNSKDTITNADIREYVIRGAAQRLRPKLMTVSVSLFGLIPILWATGVGSDVMLPITIPLIGGTITSTIYVLLVTPVVFEMTKEWELKRYGKIELYDVKE; this is encoded by the coding sequence ATGAGTTGGTTTAAAATTAAATTTCGAGTCTCAAAAGACCCACTTACTCCCGATGAACGCTCGGAGATTATCGAAAAATCATCGAAACAGGTAGGCCCCGGGGTATTTTTTTCGACGATTGTGACGATTGCTTCTTTCTTGCCCGTCTTTTTGCTGACGGGTATGGAAGGCAAACTGTTTTCTCCTTTGGCTTGGACTAAGACATTTATCCTGCTCGTTGATGCGTTTTTGGCAATTACCCTAACGCCTATACTAATTGTTCTACTACTTCGGGGGAAATTGAAGCCCGAAAGTGCCAATCCAATCAACCGATTCCTCGAAAAAATCTATACCCCTATTCTAAAATGGTGCTTAAAGTATCGTAAAACCACCATTAGTATTAACCTACTGGCATTGATAGTTAGCATTCCAATGATGTTAAATTTAGGAACGGAATTTATGCCACCGCTCGACGAAGGTTCGCTGCTATTTATGCCCGTCACTCTCCCAGACGTATCCAATTCAGAAGTAAAACGCTTGCTGCAAGTCCAAGATAAATTGATGAAAACCGTGCCCGAAGTAAGCCACGTTATGGGAAAGGCAGGTCGAGCCAACACCGCTACCGACAATTCACCTATCAGTATGCTGGAAACGATAGTGCTGCTCAAACCAAAAAATGAATGGCGTAAAGGAAAAACTAAGGATGATATTATCAACGAACTTAATGCTAAACTGCAAATTCCTGGCGTAACCAATGGCTGGACGCAGCCCATCATCAACCGTATCAATATGCTTTCGACGGGAATTCGCACCGATGTGGGTTTGAAGGTGTACGGGCAAAGTTTAGATTCAATCAATCGAGTTTCGCAGATGCTCAAAAAGCAACTGGATGGCATTGACGGGATAAAAGACTTATATGTTGAACCCATTACAGGTGGTAAATACATTGATATAATAGTCAAAAAGGAGGAAATCGGGCGTTATGGATTGAGTGTTGACGACGTAAACATGATTGTAGAAAGTGCCTTGGGAGGTATGATTCTGACTACTACCGTAGAAGGTCGTCAACGTTTTACAGTCAATGCCCGTTTTGCCCAAGACTTCCGAAACAATATTCAGGCTCTAAAACGAATGCAGGTTCAAACCGCAAGCTATGGTCCAATTCCCTTGGATGCCATTGCCGAAGTGAAAATTTCAGAAGGGCCACCTATGATTAACTCAGAAAATGCCATGCTTCGGGGTACTGTACTTTTCAATGTCAGAGACCGAGATTTAGGAAGTACTGTGGAGGAAGCGATGAAGAAATTGGAGTCTTCGGTAAAAAAACTGCCAAAAGGTTATTTTATTGAGTGGAGTGGGCAGTGGGAAAACCAGATTCGTGCCAATCGTACCCTCAAAATCATCCTACCCATCGTGCTGGTCATTATCTTCTTTGTGTTGTATTTCACTTACAACTCCATGAAAGAGGCACTAATTACCATGATTACCGTACCATTTGCCCTCATTGGCGGGGTATATATGGTGTATTTCTACGGGGTCAATCTTTCGGTGGCGGTGGCAGTGGGTTTCATTGCTCTGTTCGGTATGGCTATCGAAACCGCTATGCTTATGACGATTTACCTCAATGAAGCTATGCAAAATTTGGTGCTTGCCAAGGGTAATTCAAAAGACACCATCACCAATGCAGATATTCGAGAATATGTGATTAGGGGAGCAGCCCAACGACTTCGCCCCAAACTCATGACCGTGTCCGTTTCTTTGTTTGGTCTAATTCCGATTCTGTGGGCAACTGGCGTAGGTTCAGATGTGATGCTCCCTATTACGATTCCGCTCATTGGCGGTACAATTACTTCTACAATTTATGTGCTATTGGTTACACCTGTTGTGTTTGAGATGACCAAAGAATGGGAGCTAAAACGCTACGGAAAAATTGAACTTTATGATGTTAAAGAGTAA
- a CDS encoding TolC family protein, translating to MMLKSKKPWLAVGLLLYAIVCEAQQKLNLSGILNRIEETHPDLKMMDAKVKELDAYAEGARNWEAPKFGAGFFMTPYNYMMWSRAGALYHEGMNQGMGSFMVQGEQMIPNRKMLDAEERYMKSMSGMETAQKGVMRNMLFAEAKIAYYRWLVLEKKKNVLKESQNLLKYMIESAEVRYKYNQEKLSSIYKAKAALLDLDRMNLMFDGDIRQQKVMLNTLMLQDRAVDFQIDTLSLAYLYPNTPLNLDTTAVINRSDLKVIDQSLTISRYKQEVEFQKLKPMFGVQYGHMFAFGNQWQFTLMGMVTIPFAKWSSRQIKANIKGLDYQRQAYNKQREGLTNQILGNLADRQVMMQSYQAQIKQYENEQFPALRKRYQSTLLAYEQNTDELFMVLDAWMELKMARMNQLDLLQQLLQAQVEYEKELEKR from the coding sequence ATGATGTTAAAGAGTAAAAAGCCATGGTTAGCAGTAGGGCTATTGCTCTATGCTATTGTTTGCGAAGCACAACAAAAACTAAATTTGAGCGGGATACTCAATCGAATTGAGGAAACCCACCCTGATTTGAAAATGATGGATGCCAAAGTAAAAGAACTGGATGCTTATGCCGAAGGTGCTCGAAACTGGGAAGCCCCCAAATTTGGTGCGGGATTCTTTATGACCCCGTACAACTATATGATGTGGAGTCGGGCGGGTGCATTATACCACGAAGGCATGAATCAGGGCATGGGGTCATTTATGGTTCAAGGCGAACAGATGATACCCAATCGTAAAATGCTGGATGCCGAAGAACGCTACATGAAATCTATGTCGGGCATGGAAACTGCCCAAAAAGGCGTAATGCGAAATATGCTTTTCGCCGAAGCTAAAATCGCCTATTACCGTTGGTTAGTGTTGGAGAAGAAGAAAAATGTGTTAAAAGAAAGTCAAAATCTACTCAAATACATGATTGAGTCAGCAGAGGTTCGGTACAAATACAACCAAGAAAAATTAAGCAGCATCTACAAAGCCAAAGCCGCACTCTTAGATTTAGATCGCATGAACCTGATGTTCGACGGTGACATTCGTCAGCAAAAAGTAATGCTCAATACGCTCATGCTGCAAGACCGAGCCGTTGATTTCCAGATTGACACGCTTTCTTTGGCTTATCTGTATCCAAACACTCCGTTAAATTTAGATACCACTGCTGTAATAAACCGCAGTGATTTAAAAGTGATTGACCAAAGCCTGACCATTTCCCGTTACAAACAGGAAGTGGAATTTCAGAAACTCAAACCCATGTTTGGCGTACAGTACGGCCACATGTTCGCTTTTGGCAACCAATGGCAGTTTACGCTCATGGGCATGGTCACGATTCCCTTTGCCAAATGGTCCAGCCGACAAATTAAAGCCAATATCAAAGGGCTTGATTATCAACGACAAGCCTACAATAAACAGCGAGAGGGTTTGACTAATCAGATTTTAGGAAATTTGGCCGACCGTCAGGTAATGATGCAGTCGTATCAAGCTCAAATTAAGCAGTACGAAAACGAGCAGTTCCCTGCCCTTCGGAAACGCTATCAAAGCACCTTGTTGGCTTATGAGCAGAACACCGACGAATTGTTCATGGTACTTGATGCGTGGATGGAGCTCAAAATGGCTCGTATGAACCAGTTAGATTTATTACAACAACTACTGCAAGCACAGGTAGAATATGAAAAAGAATTGGAAAAAAGATAA
- a CDS encoding HYC_CC_PP family protein, with amino-acid sequence MKQIIKRTFCLYLAIQVLFASTGFAMYEHWCLMKGTKTVSFVHEEKCQKAIHKASFKKSGCGDSFKRGKCCSDKVSYYKIQTPSADGNSVHFISQHIDIVSIFSPIYSSSTAWINQTVSFRLPHFYSPAPPLHGRSMLIFVQSFLI; translated from the coding sequence ATGAAGCAAATCATCAAGCGTACCTTTTGCCTTTACTTAGCCATCCAAGTGTTGTTTGCCAGCACAGGGTTTGCTATGTATGAGCATTGGTGTTTGATGAAGGGAACAAAGACAGTTTCTTTTGTTCACGAAGAAAAATGTCAAAAAGCAATCCACAAAGCCAGTTTTAAAAAATCTGGGTGTGGAGATAGCTTTAAGCGTGGCAAGTGCTGTTCAGACAAAGTTTCTTACTACAAAATTCAGACTCCTTCGGCTGACGGTAATTCGGTACATTTCATAAGCCAGCACATTGATATAGTCTCTATTTTCAGTCCTATTTATTCCTCTTCAACGGCTTGGATTAACCAAACTGTTTCATTTCGCTTACCGCATTTTTACAGCCCTGCGCCACCACTTCATGGGCGCAGTATGCTCATTTTTGTACAATCCTTCCTGATTTGA
- a CDS encoding AraC family transcriptional regulator: MKLYIKNMVCSRCKTVVRQELEALGHQVITIELGEVVLEKSATDMQLYLISERLQTHDFELLSDKKQQLIERVKTAIVELVHLQNDGLRRMKHSDYITEKVSRDYRYLSTLFSEVEGITIEQYLINQKLERVKELLVYDELTLSQIADLLNYSSVAHLSAQFKSITGMTPSKFKRLRDKTRKPLDEI; this comes from the coding sequence ATGAAACTGTACATCAAAAACATGGTGTGCAGTCGCTGTAAAACTGTGGTTCGTCAAGAACTCGAAGCACTTGGACACCAAGTAATAACAATCGAATTGGGAGAAGTTGTTCTCGAAAAATCTGCTACTGATATGCAGCTATACCTAATTTCGGAGCGATTACAAACTCATGATTTTGAGTTGTTGAGCGACAAAAAACAACAGCTAATCGAGCGAGTCAAAACAGCCATTGTTGAGTTGGTTCACCTCCAAAATGACGGACTCCGTCGGATGAAACATTCTGACTATATCACCGAAAAAGTAAGCCGAGATTACCGATACCTAAGCACACTTTTCTCAGAAGTGGAGGGTATTACCATTGAGCAATATTTAATCAATCAGAAATTAGAAAGGGTAAAAGAGCTACTGGTCTATGATGAGTTGACCCTTTCACAAATTGCCGATTTACTTAATTATAGCAGTGTGGCTCACCTCTCAGCACAATTCAAGTCCATTACAGGAATGACACCAAGTAAGTTCAAACGGTTACGGGATAAAACACGAAAGCCTTTGGATGAAATTTAA
- a CDS encoding multicopper oxidase family protein yields MKRNDFLKTLGFGSAGLLIGESLLSSCMNHDMAAMDMTTAPTVVEGAFTTILPIPETITSGTALNARSQNAAIVAGKTGQVLGYKNGILGPTFRVQRGSTVTIPFINGLSEETNIHWHGLLVPAAMDGHPSQMVTAGQSFNYTFKIDQAANMAWYHPHPHEKTGKQVFTGLAGMFIVESPEEKALNLPSDAYELPLVIQDKRLDANGAIMYSPTLEEVMIGYMGETITVNGVSSPFQPVTTRMYRLRVLNGSNGRMYNLALSNGNSFLIIGSDGGLLTAPETVTSLLLAPGERADLLVDFSKIALNSEVYLQSNSFSGVSSQGSQTFKILKFMVNKTETDTFKMPTSLNSITPLSTASATKTRTFDIGVMMDMTSGSHGGTMAMKGMHTINGKIFNMDRIDEIVALNSTEIWEFDNTNGDEPHPMHLHGTFFQVSSRTGGRGNILSHEKGLKDTVLVMPGEKVRIITKFEKVGKFVFHCHNLEHEDDGMMLNFEVK; encoded by the coding sequence ATGAAACGAAATGACTTTTTGAAAACACTTGGCTTTGGTTCAGCAGGTTTACTGATAGGTGAGAGTCTATTATCAAGCTGCATGAATCACGACATGGCGGCAATGGATATGACAACAGCTCCTACCGTGGTTGAGGGTGCATTTACTACCATTTTACCCATTCCCGAAACCATTACTTCTGGAACAGCTCTGAATGCCCGCAGCCAGAACGCAGCAATTGTAGCAGGTAAAACTGGACAAGTATTGGGGTATAAAAACGGCATTTTAGGGCCCACTTTTCGGGTGCAACGTGGCAGTACAGTTACGATTCCTTTTATCAATGGCCTGTCAGAAGAAACTAATATTCACTGGCATGGTTTGCTTGTACCTGCTGCGATGGATGGCCACCCCAGCCAAATGGTGACGGCAGGGCAGTCCTTCAATTATACTTTTAAGATTGACCAAGCGGCAAACATGGCTTGGTATCACCCACACCCTCATGAAAAAACGGGTAAACAAGTTTTTACAGGGTTGGCAGGAATGTTTATCGTTGAAAGCCCCGAAGAAAAAGCGTTGAATTTACCTTCGGATGCCTACGAACTACCCTTAGTGATTCAGGATAAACGATTGGATGCCAACGGGGCAATCATGTATAGCCCAACCTTAGAAGAAGTTATGATTGGTTATATGGGAGAAACCATTACGGTCAATGGGGTAAGCTCTCCTTTTCAGCCTGTTACAACTCGAATGTATCGCCTTCGAGTCTTGAATGGCTCAAATGGGCGAATGTACAATTTAGCATTGAGCAACGGTAATTCCTTCTTGATAATTGGTTCAGACGGTGGTCTGCTTACTGCTCCCGAAACAGTAACGAGTTTACTACTCGCCCCAGGCGAACGGGCTGATTTGTTGGTGGATTTTAGTAAAATAGCCCTTAATAGTGAGGTGTATTTGCAAAGCAATTCCTTTTCGGGAGTGAGCTCACAAGGAAGTCAAACATTCAAAATCTTGAAGTTTATGGTGAATAAAACCGAAACAGATACTTTCAAAATGCCAACTTCGCTCAATTCTATAACGCCTTTATCAACTGCTTCTGCTACCAAGACCCGTACCTTCGATATTGGGGTAATGATGGACATGACTTCTGGAAGCCACGGTGGAACGATGGCTATGAAAGGGATGCACACCATCAACGGGAAGATTTTCAATATGGACCGTATTGACGAAATCGTGGCTCTGAACAGCACCGAAATCTGGGAGTTTGACAACACTAACGGCGACGAACCCCACCCTATGCACCTTCATGGTACGTTTTTTCAAGTATCCAGTCGAACAGGCGGTCGTGGTAACATTTTGTCACATGAAAAAGGTTTGAAAGATACTGTTTTGGTCATGCCTGGCGAAAAAGTAAGGATTATCACCAAGTTTGAGAAGGTAGGCAAGTTTGTGTTTCATTGCCATAACCTCGAACATGAAGATGACGGGATGATGCTCAATTTTGAAGTGAAATAG
- a CDS encoding efflux RND transporter periplasmic adaptor subunit, with product MKKNWKKDNRLVWLVFVLFVGLSGCQYINQYFQKGEDKPKDVYACPMKCEGNKTYDKPESCPVCGMDLVKVPNHQAHGDTATVMMGQMKKAGKQYYCTMKCEGEKTYDKPGSCPVCGMDLVEKKEAVSAEKAVYTCPMHPQIQKDKAGSCPICGMDLVKKGGATEALSSNDSLAILVKPTYEYVLSGVKTTQPEQRSQKMVVNAFGFLSYDARALNSIATRFGGRIERLYVRYPFQAVSKGQKIMDIYSPEIVTSQQNLIFLLQNDADNQTLIESTRQRLSLLGLTSEQIKTVEQSKKPTMQLSIYSPYSGVIVERGVGGAAPMSLPSGGSGSMSSGMGSSKTSSSIAPPPAAQNGELTLKEGMYVQKGQRLFDVQSTGTVWAMLEFYPTDVPKVKVGQSVMIMLENNEETQLFGKVNYLEPMISVNNRNPQARVYLSNPNGKLKIGSLVKASINAGSQEALWVPTTALLDMGRTKTAFVQERGAFRSRTVKTGLQQGGWIQILSGLSSQETIAENAQFLMDSESFVKSNELSMR from the coding sequence ATGAAAAAGAATTGGAAAAAAGATAACCGCCTCGTTTGGCTTGTTTTTGTCTTGTTCGTTGGTTTATCGGGTTGTCAATATATCAACCAATATTTCCAAAAAGGCGAAGACAAACCAAAAGATGTGTATGCCTGCCCCATGAAATGCGAAGGCAACAAAACCTACGACAAACCAGAATCCTGTCCTGTTTGCGGTATGGATTTGGTAAAAGTGCCTAACCACCAAGCCCACGGCGATACAGCAACGGTCATGATGGGGCAAATGAAAAAAGCGGGCAAGCAATACTACTGTACCATGAAATGTGAGGGCGAGAAAACCTACGATAAGCCTGGGTCCTGTCCTGTTTGTGGTATGGATTTAGTCGAAAAAAAAGAAGCTGTCTCGGCTGAAAAAGCCGTTTATACTTGCCCTATGCACCCTCAAATTCAGAAAGACAAAGCAGGTTCTTGCCCAATTTGTGGGATGGACTTAGTAAAAAAAGGAGGTGCTACCGAAGCACTTTCGTCCAATGACAGTTTAGCGATTCTGGTGAAGCCTACTTATGAGTATGTATTGAGTGGCGTAAAAACTACCCAACCTGAGCAACGCTCTCAAAAAATGGTGGTCAATGCCTTCGGCTTTTTGAGTTATGATGCACGGGCTTTAAACAGCATTGCCACTCGCTTTGGCGGTCGAATAGAGCGACTGTACGTGCGGTATCCGTTCCAAGCGGTGAGCAAGGGACAGAAAATCATGGACATTTACAGTCCCGAAATTGTAACATCACAACAAAACTTAATTTTTCTTTTACAAAACGATGCTGATAATCAGACCTTAATAGAAAGTACCAGGCAACGATTATCGCTGTTGGGCTTAACTTCTGAGCAAATCAAGACTGTTGAACAAAGCAAAAAACCAACGATGCAATTGAGCATTTACAGCCCGTATAGTGGTGTGATTGTCGAGCGTGGTGTTGGAGGGGCTGCGCCAATGTCTTTACCTTCGGGTGGAAGCGGCAGTATGAGCAGCGGGATGGGCAGTTCAAAGACCAGTTCGTCAATTGCGCCGCCACCTGCCGCTCAAAACGGTGAATTGACCCTCAAAGAAGGAATGTATGTGCAAAAAGGACAACGTTTATTCGATGTGCAAAGCACGGGTACGGTCTGGGCAATGCTTGAATTTTACCCAACTGATGTACCCAAAGTAAAAGTAGGGCAGTCGGTGATGATTATGTTGGAAAACAACGAAGAAACCCAACTTTTCGGCAAAGTAAACTACCTCGAACCCATGATTTCGGTCAACAATCGCAACCCACAGGCAAGGGTATATCTGAGCAATCCAAATGGCAAATTGAAAATTGGTTCATTGGTCAAAGCATCTATCAATGCCGGCAGTCAGGAAGCTTTGTGGGTGCCGACGACCGCCTTACTTGATATGGGCAGAACCAAAACCGCATTTGTGCAGGAAAGGGGAGCGTTCCGCTCCCGTACGGTCAAAACAGGACTACAACAAGGTGGCTGGATTCAGATACTATCTGGCCTTTCGAGTCAAGAAACGATTGCCGAAAACGCACAATTCCTCATGGACAGCGAAAGTTTTGTAAAATCTAACGAACTCTCAATGCGATGA
- a CDS encoding sialidase family protein — protein sequence MLSRIIIILVIVTTVARGQQALFSTKGIQPAIYVGENESIEMVFGKGNAFYYAYSQDKGQSFTSPVLVDSLQGLHLGVSRGPQIASSRLSTVITAIDKKGDLYAYLLNRKTGKWQNHLIINDVPEIAKEGFNALASDGKGTFFVVWLDLRGDKKNKIFGAISNDGGQTWGKNKLIYRSPDSTVCECCQPSILMKDKQVVVMFRNWISGSRDMYVTTSKDGGNTFQPAVKMGNGTWKLNACPMDGGGISLNTNSLLTSVWRRENQLFTAKLGEPEQLLAQGRNASIATGNQNTFIAWQNQGQIWLSQNGQKEPTSLGTGRFPRLAMLNEQQAFCVWEDNGIIKGMVLTGK from the coding sequence ATGCTTAGTAGAATAATTATAATACTTGTCATTGTCACTACGGTCGCCCGTGGGCAACAAGCCTTATTCTCCACCAAAGGCATTCAACCTGCCATTTATGTAGGTGAAAACGAATCCATAGAAATGGTATTCGGTAAGGGTAATGCGTTTTATTACGCTTATTCACAAGATAAAGGTCAGTCTTTTACTTCGCCTGTTTTGGTTGATAGTTTGCAAGGATTGCATTTGGGCGTGTCAAGAGGGCCACAAATTGCCTCTTCTCGTCTTTCCACTGTGATTACTGCCATAGACAAGAAGGGCGATTTGTATGCCTATCTGCTTAATCGTAAAACGGGCAAGTGGCAAAACCACCTTATTATCAATGATGTACCAGAAATCGCCAAAGAAGGTTTCAATGCCTTAGCGAGCGATGGTAAGGGGACTTTTTTTGTGGTTTGGCTTGACCTGAGAGGCGATAAGAAAAACAAGATTTTTGGAGCAATTTCTAATGATGGTGGTCAAACGTGGGGTAAGAATAAACTCATCTATCGTTCACCCGATTCGACAGTCTGTGAGTGTTGTCAGCCATCCATTCTTATGAAAGACAAACAGGTAGTTGTGATGTTCAGAAACTGGATTAGTGGTTCACGAGATATGTATGTAACGACTTCAAAAGATGGAGGAAACACCTTTCAACCCGCCGTAAAAATGGGAAATGGAACATGGAAACTGAACGCCTGCCCCATGGACGGTGGAGGAATCAGCTTGAATACAAATAGCTTATTAACCTCGGTATGGCGGCGAGAAAATCAGTTATTCACTGCAAAGCTGGGTGAACCCGAACAACTCCTCGCACAAGGTCGCAATGCTTCTATTGCGACTGGTAACCAAAACACGTTTATCGCATGGCAAAATCAAGGTCAAATTTGGCTAAGTCAGAATGGGCAAAAAGAACCGACGAGTTTAGGCACAGGTAGATTTCCAAGATTGGCAATGCTCAATGAGCAACAAGCTTTCTGCGTATGGGAAGATAATGGCATCATCAAAGGAATGGTTTTAACTGGAAAATAG
- a CDS encoding tyrosine-type recombinase/integrase: protein MSTKKAMVMVNEIMKIEIGRSSPVSEVLSQKMADYARKGLEGATNTLRAYKSDIKDFKSWCVEYGQTDLPVSSVTLAAYVSHLADTHKWASINRKLAAISKLHELSNLDLPTKDKAFRAVMEGIKRTNGVRQKQAPAFKMKELKTILQGIDTTTNAGLRDKCLLLIGFAGAYRRSELVSLNIEDVQFNEDGVIISLSKSKTNQYGESEDKAFFYSPEADFCPIRNLKAWIGRLEKPTGSLFVRVRKGDKITEERLNDMTVYDTVKKYIGSRYSAHSLRASFITISKINGADDSEIMRQSKHKTSAMIQRYTRIEDIKQHNAATKLGL, encoded by the coding sequence ATGAGTACAAAAAAAGCGATGGTGATGGTCAATGAAATCATGAAAATTGAGATAGGTCGATCTTCCCCTGTTAGCGAAGTGCTTTCCCAAAAAATGGCCGACTACGCCCGTAAGGGTTTAGAGGGGGCGACCAATACCCTACGAGCCTACAAATCGGACATTAAGGATTTTAAAAGCTGGTGCGTTGAGTATGGCCAAACTGACTTACCCGTTTCATCTGTAACGTTGGCCGCTTACGTGTCGCATTTAGCTGATACCCACAAGTGGGCAAGCATCAATCGAAAATTGGCAGCGATTAGTAAACTACACGAACTAAGCAATCTGGACTTGCCGACAAAAGACAAAGCTTTTCGTGCGGTGATGGAAGGCATCAAGCGTACCAATGGCGTTCGACAAAAGCAAGCTCCTGCTTTTAAGATGAAGGAGCTGAAAACGATTTTACAAGGAATAGATACGACTACTAATGCGGGTTTGCGTGATAAATGCTTGTTGCTTATTGGTTTTGCAGGAGCTTATCGGCGGTCGGAATTAGTGAGTCTGAATATCGAAGACGTACAGTTCAATGAGGATGGGGTAATTATTTCTTTGTCTAAAAGCAAAACCAATCAATACGGTGAGTCGGAAGATAAAGCCTTTTTTTATAGCCCAGAGGCTGATTTTTGCCCAATACGAAATTTGAAAGCTTGGATTGGGCGTTTGGAAAAACCAACAGGGTCACTGTTTGTTCGAGTGAGAAAAGGTGATAAAATCACAGAAGAACGGCTCAATGATATGACCGTTTATGATACGGTCAAAAAATATATAGGTAGCCGATATTCGGCTCATTCACTACGAGCATCGTTTATTACTATTTCGAAAATTAACGGGGCAGATGACTCAGAAATCATGCGTCAATCTAAACACAAAACAAGTGCTATGATTCAAAGATACACTCGTATTGAAGATATCAAGCAGCATAATGCGGCTACGAAATTAGGGCTTTAA